The sequence GACCCCGTCTTCGATGATGCCGATGAACAGTGCTTGATAGTCGCGGCGAACGTCCTCGAGTTCGGCCGCATGTTCGGGGGCAGGTGATGGTTGTCGCGGCTCATCGCGAACAACGGCCCAGCGGACGGATCGACGCGCCGGACGCTGTCTCGGATCGCCTCACGGAGACGGATCTCGGCTGGTTCGTCGGATTCCGAGATCTCGCGCAACCGGTCCGTGAACTCACGCATGCCGGCCATCTGCACGCGGAAGAACACGGCCTCCTTGGTTCCGATGTGATAAAAGATGCTGCCTTTCGGCATCCCGAGGTCTTTGGCGACCGCATCGACGCTGGTGCCTCGATATCCGTTCGCGAGAAAGCTACGTGCGAAAGCGGCCTCGATATCGGCCGCCGTCGCCTTTGGGCGCTTGGCCTTCGGTGGTGTCATGCCGTCACCGCGGACATCCGATTGCTCCGTCTTCTCCTTGCACCGGTCAAGGGCCCCATGGTAGTCAATCCTGTCCCATATCCGGGCGGGCGACTCGGACCAGCCCGTCGACGGCCACCGGACCCGGTTCCCCGACTATCAGCGGATTCACGTCGACCTCGGTCACGTCGGGGCACTGTGCCATCAGCGAGCTCAGGGCGACGATCACGTCCCCGACGGCCTTGACGGTGGCGTCGTCCATGCCTCGGGGTCCCGTTGTCAATCGCCCACCACACAGCTTGCGGAGCATGCGTTCGGCGTCAGCATGGCTCACCGGCACAAGAGACATCTCGATCTCATCGAGGATCTCGACCATCACGCCCCCGAGCCCCACGAGGACCGCCGGGCCGAGCGTGCTGTCGCGGATTGCGCCGACGGTCAGTTCAAGTCCGCGGCCGACCATCTGCTGGATCACCACGGGAACGTCTCCGGTCATACCGCTCGCGGCTCGCATGTCGGCCACCGCCGCGCGAACTCCCGCAGCGTCGCGTACATCGAGCCGGATACCCCCGACTTCCGTCTTGTGCTCCGCGACGGCGGAATCCAGCTTGACCGCGACCGGGTAACCCACCGTGTCGGCTGCCTGTACGGCACTCGCCTCGTCGACGGCATCGATCTCCTGCACGACCGGAATTGTGAAACGCGACAGTAGTTCTCGGGTCTCTTCGGCGGTCAGTGTGTGATGTGTCGTTCCGTGCGCGCTGCCGTCGCCCAACAGCGGTTTCTCCGCCGAGCGCCGCGCCCGCAGATCCGCGTAGGTCTTGAGCGCGACCACCGCGTTGGCCGCCTGAACAGCATCCGGGACACACGGGATTCCGTGTCTGTTGACGGTCACGGAGTTCGCACCGGAGACCGACACGACGACCGGCTTCGTCACCTTGTCGCGCACACGCTTGATGGTGGCGAGGTTCTCGTCGAAGGTTCCCATCGCCAGCCCGCTGATGATGACCATGTCGAAGTCGTCATCGGTCACCACGGCGTCGAGGATCTCGGCAAAGCCGGCCGGATCGTTCACGGCGTTGGCGGTGTAGTCGATGGGGTTCTGCGCCGAGCCGTACTCCGGGATCAGCTTCTCTATCTGCCGTGCGGTCTCGTCACGGGTCCGCGGTAACGACAACCCGCCGGCATCGAGTGCATCGGCGATCATGATGCCGACGCCCCCCGACAGAGTCATCACCGCAACACGATCTCCGGCCGGGAACCGTCCGGCCGCCAGAGCTGCGGTCACGGTGACCAGTTCCACCGGCGACCCGGCGCGCATGATGCCTGCCCGGTCCAGGAGCGCCTGAGCGAAGCGGTCGGGCGCCGCCAACGATCCGCTGTGGCTTGCCGCGGCCCTGGCACCCGAGTCGGATACGCCGACCTTGAGCGCGACGATCGGTTTCCCGAGCTCGAGTGCGCGACGACCGGCCGTGTACAGCACCTCGGGATCGCTGAGTGCCTCGAGATAGACCATGACGGCCTGCACGTCCGGCCGCTCCACCAGTGCGGCGATCGCCTCTGCCGCACTGACATCGGCTTCGTTGCCGGTGGTGCACATGTAGGACACATGGAGGCCGAGTGCTTCTGCCGCGTGGAAGAAGACCGAGCCGAGAGCGCCACTCTGACTGACGATCCCGACCCCCGGCTGCGCCGATGGTGTCACGTCGGTCTGGAGATCCGCGAAGGTGGCCAGGACACCTGACGGGAGGCTCATGGTGCCGACACAGTTGGGGCCGATGATGCGCATGCCCGACTCCGCCGCCGCCGTACGGAGCCGGTCCTGCATGGCCTTGCCCTCGGCGCCTGATTCGGCGAATCCTGACGAGAAGACGATGGCCGCTCGGCATCCAGACGCAGCGAGTTCGTCGATTGCGTCGGGCACGAGGTTCGCAGGGAGCGCGAGTACTGCGAGATCGGGTGCCGCAGGGAGGTCGGCGATCGAGCGAGCCGCCGGATGTCCCTGCACGGTATCTCGATTCGCGTTCACGGCGTAGACGGGTCCGGCGAAATGGTCGAGGAACCGGGCGAGCACTCGCCCGCCGATGCGGGCCGGATCGTCGGACGCACCGATGACGGCCACACTGGCCGGTGTGAACAGGGCATCGAGGCTTCGGTCTGTCGGCGTCACCGGTGTGCTCCTCCGAAAGTGATGTCGCGCTTGTCGATTGCCGCCGCAACGGCCTCACGGAAGTCATCGCGGTCGAGGCTCACGAGTGCGCGGCGGGTGCCGTCGTCGTAGGCCTCACGCCACGGCCGTGTCGCGTCCATCGTCACCTGCTCCCGGATGTTGTGAACGGAGAACGGGGAGTTGCGTGCCACGCGGGCCGCTATCCGCTGGGCGGTCGCCAGGACATCGTCGCGCTCTTCGAGGTGTTGGACGATACCCAGGCGATAGGCGTCCTCACTGGTGAAGGCG is a genomic window of Gordonia sp. SID5947 containing:
- a CDS encoding acetate--CoA ligase family protein — its product is MTPTDRSLDALFTPASVAVIGASDDPARIGGRVLARFLDHFAGPVYAVNANRDTVQGHPAARSIADLPAAPDLAVLALPANLVPDAIDELAASGCRAAIVFSSGFAESGAEGKAMQDRLRTAAAESGMRIIGPNCVGTMSLPSGVLATFADLQTDVTPSAQPGVGIVSQSGALGSVFFHAAEALGLHVSYMCTTGNEADVSAAEAIAALVERPDVQAVMVYLEALSDPEVLYTAGRRALELGKPIVALKVGVSDSGARAAASHSGSLAAPDRFAQALLDRAGIMRAGSPVELVTVTAALAAGRFPAGDRVAVMTLSGGVGIMIADALDAGGLSLPRTRDETARQIEKLIPEYGSAQNPIDYTANAVNDPAGFAEILDAVVTDDDFDMVIISGLAMGTFDENLATIKRVRDKVTKPVVVSVSGANSVTVNRHGIPCVPDAVQAANAVVALKTYADLRARRSAEKPLLGDGSAHGTTHHTLTAEETRELLSRFTIPVVQEIDAVDEASAVQAADTVGYPVAVKLDSAVAEHKTEVGGIRLDVRDAAGVRAAVADMRAASGMTGDVPVVIQQMVGRGLELTVGAIRDSTLGPAVLVGLGGVMVEILDEIEMSLVPVSHADAERMLRKLCGGRLTTGPRGMDDATVKAVGDVIVALSSLMAQCPDVTEVDVNPLIVGEPGPVAVDGLVRVARPDMGQD
- a CDS encoding TetR/AcrR family transcriptional regulator, yielding MTPPKAKRPKATAADIEAAFARSFLANGYRGTSVDAVAKDLGMPKGSIFYHIGTKEAVFFRVQMAGMREFTDRLREISESDEPAEIRLREAIRDSVRRVDPSAGPLFAMSRDNHHLPPNMRPNSRTFAATIKHCSSASSKTGSRRGPFGSKSI